One Setaria italica strain Yugu1 chromosome I, Setaria_italica_v2.0, whole genome shotgun sequence DNA window includes the following coding sequences:
- the LOC101779910 gene encoding pentatricopeptide repeat-containing protein OTP51, chloroplastic produces MASASPCACGAPSPSLRCPLALSLPFVSFPPAVRLATPPLLPRRLAVSRPRAASALEALVLESDDEDGDDADEEAEVEEEAGAGLFQGVAWAAGADERDAVKSPELQVFELEELPEQWRRSRIAWLCKELPAYKHSTFTRILNAQRKWITQDDATYVAVHCLRIRNNDAAFRVYSWMVRQHWYRFNFALATRVADCLAREGKVEKCREVFDAMVKQGRVPAESTFHILVVAYLSVPGGRCLEEACTIYNQMIQMGGYKPRLSLHNSLFRALVSKTGGTAKHNLRQAEFIYHNIVTSNLAVHKDVYVGLIWIHSYQDFIDRDRIKALRDEMKQAAFEETTDVLVSLMRAFSKEGDIKETEATWHRLLQSDCELPAQAYICRMELYARTGEPMKSLEMFKEMKGHNVPPNVASYHKIIEIMAKARERETAEKLMDEFVESHMKHLMPAFLSLMYLYLDLDMHEKLEQTFTKCLGRCRPNRILYTIYLESLVRIGNVTKAEEIFGEMHKNGTIGTNAKSCNIMLRGYLSAEDYKKAEGIYDLMCKKKYDVPVDSLEKLQSGLLISKKVVKPPKPVSMKLDEEQREILIGLLLGGTQIESHARKGVHIVNFKFQEDSNAHSVLRAHIHERFIEWLPSACRSLNDDSEIPYQFSTIPHAHFGFFADQFFLKGQPVLPKLVHRWLSPRVLAYWFMFGGFRLKSGDIVLKVSGGNIDGVERIVNSLQTQSLTCKVKRKGRFFWIGFQGSNADSFWKIIEPHVLDSFTGSAMQESHRIGSDGSRDSDTDYEDDTQRYDTET; encoded by the exons ATGGCCTCGGCCTCTCCCTGCGCCTGCGGCGCTCCATCCCCATCGCTGCGATGCCCTCTCGCCCTGTCGCTCCCCTTCGTTTCCTTTCCTCCCGCCGTCCGGCTCGCCACCCCGCCGCTtctcccgcgccgcctcgccgtgtCGCGTCCAAGGGCGGCGTCAGCGCTGGAGGCCCTCGTGCTGGAGTCTGACGACGAGGATGGAGACGACGCGGACGAGgaagcggaggtggaggaggaggccggggcggGCCTGTTCCAGGGTGTGGCgtgggcggcgggggccgacgaGAGGGACGCGGTGAAGTCCCCCGAACTGCAGGTGTTCGAGCTGGAGGAGCTGCCGGAGCAGTGGCGGCGGTCGAGGATCGCCTGGCTCTGCAAGGAGCTCCCCGCCTACAAGCACTCCACCTTCACCCGCATCCTCAACGCCCAGCGCAAGTGGATCACCCAGGACGACGCCACCTACGTCGCCGTCCACTGCCTCCGCATCCGCAACAACGACGCCGCATTCCGG GTGTACAGCTGGATGGTGCGGCAGCACTGGTATCGCTTCAACTTTGCGCTAGCTACAAGGGTGGCCGATTGTCTTGCCAGGGAAGGCAAGGTTGAGAAGTGCCGAGAGGTGTTCGATGCAATGGTGAAGCAAGGCCGAGTGCCTGCCGAGTCCACCTTCCATATATTGGTCGTTGCATATCTCAGCGTGCCAGGGGGGCGATGTCTTGAGGAGGCATGCACCATCTACAACCAGATGATACAGATGGGTGGCTACAAGCCTCGCCTTAGCCTACACAATTCATTGTTCCGTGCACTTGTGAGCAAGACAGGAGGCACTGCGAAGCACAATCTCAGGCAGGCTGAGTTCATCTATCACAATATAGTCACGAGCAATCTTGCAGTGCACAAGGATGTTTATGTGGGGCTCATCTGGATTCACAGTTACCAAGATTTCATTGATAGAGACAGAATCAAAGCTCTTAGGGATGAGATGAAGCAAGCTGCGTTTGAAGAGACTACTGATGTGCTGGTATCACTGATGAGGGCCTTCTCCAAGGAAGGTGATATTAAAGAAACAGAGGCAACATGGCATAGGCTTCTTCAGAGTGATTGTGAGCTCCCTGCTCAGGCTTATATCTGCCGAATGGAGCTTTATGCACGGACTGGTGAGCCTATGAAATCCCTTGAAATGTTCAAGGAAATGAAGGGTCATAATGTACCTCCCAATGTTGCATCATATCATAAGATAATTGAGATAATGGCAaaagctagagagagagagaccgcAGAAAAACTAATGGATGAGTTTGTTGAAAGCCACATGAAACATCTGATGCCAGCCTTTCTTAGCTTGATGTATTTGTATCTGGATCTGGATATGCATGAGAAATTGGAGCAGACATTCACAAAATGCCTTGGTCGGTGTCGTCCGAATAGAATATTGTACACCATTTATCTGGAATCACTGGTGAGGATTGGAAATGTCACTAAGGCTGAGGAGATTTTTGGTGAAATGCATAAAAATGGGACGATAGGTACTAATGCCAAGTCTTGCAACATCATGCTTAGAGGCTATCTTTCTGCAGAGGACTATAAGAAAGCTGAGGGCATTTATGATTTAATGTGTAAAAAGAAGTATGATGTACCAGTGGATTCTTTGGAAAAACTTCAAAGTGGTCTCCTCATTAGCAAGAAAGTTGTCAAGCCACCAAAACCTGTGAGCATGAAATTGGATGAAGAACAGCGTGAGATTTTGATCGGTTTGCTACTTGGAGGCACTCAAATAGAATCTCATGCACGGAAAGGAGTTCACATCGTCAACTTTAAGTTCCAAGAAGATTCTAATGCTCATTCAGTTCTAAGGGCACACATTCATGAACGTTTCATTGAATGGCTGCCTTCAGCATGCAGATCATTAAATGATGACAGCGAGATCCCTTATCAGTTTTCAACCATACCCCATGCACATTTTGGTTTCTTTGCAGATCAGTTCTTTCTGAAAGGCCAGCCAGTTCTCCCAAAGCTTGTCCATCGATGGTTATCCCCACGTGTTCTGGCATATTGGTTCATGTTTGGGGGCTTCAGACTCAAATCAGGTGATATTGTTCTTAAGGTCAGTGGCGGGAACATTGATGGCGTTGAAAGAATCGTGAATTCCTTGCAAACGCAGTCTTTAACATGCAAAGTGAAGAGGAAAGGGAGATTCTTTTGGATAGGTTTCCAGGGAAGCAATGCTGACTCGTTCTGGAAAATAATTGAACCTCATGTATTGGACAGTTTTACTGGTTCTGCGATGCAGGAAAGTCATAGAATCGGTTCAGATGGCTCGCGAGATAGTGATACCGATTATGAGGATGATACACAGAGGTATGATACAGAAACTTAA
- the LOC101780979 gene encoding uncharacterized protein LOC101780979 yields the protein MEKPSREGASPGPSWAPSESTAFRVYAAAVGERAEASSSAPGIGVSARSSNLRAVRKRPFVARLTTDIVQTFEKCNPEFKYSESLNPKRFLTNPAVPIHNDGLDNANSDLILYVNLELINRKSNRRYVVQEMLGQGTFGQVAKCWDTETSSYVAVKVIKNQPAFYQQAIMEVSLLSLLNEKFDPDDQHHIVRMLDFFLYQNHLCIAFEMLGHNLYELLKRNSLRGLQMKYVRTFSRQILDALIVMKDAGIIHCDLKPENILIAPTVKTAAGVKVIDFGSACMEGKTIYSYIQSRYYRSPEVLLGYPYTTAIDMWSFGCIVAELFIGLPLFPGASEYDVLCRMIEILGGQPPDDLLREAKNTGRFFKHVGSIYPGSEARNGTGSAYRILSEDEIEARESMRPKVGRWYFPRGRLDRLIFTYPWKNLSEENLPETEKADCLALVDFLRGLVEFDPNKRWSPLQASYHPFITGEAFTGPYEPVQETPRIPVGRAAVVDHNPGGGHLLGAGLSPQVGSINRCLRFNNALQPKMPFSYGSSCGSYGSHGSFNDNAGLASSYGSYDFNSVNIYNSPMDPSGFNLRSQAGGSFLGSSPDIRRRPHLSHGGIRLSPGGPGPMSLGASPSQFTPPNSQMQIPGANGKYGASPSRGAHGSSLGKAAAVGQYNRRRNQGYPPMPMPPHEHTSQSIQGHQGDGVSAARFDAYGQGNSGYLHNALPNSGPHSWRPQRSVGSGLPSDPSSSHGSFPPTNYNGFPPLHSSDVSADTLPSTSTILDPADWDPNYSDESLLQEDRSLSVELSGLHLRDASGQTNRSSRLAPIPSSNPSALNQRSGHLFHASSLGERARPPGHVTLDGYNHANYSQQSLPSFRGQPFQQYNNMTSSYIRPMRTHHNGRPVWTNYNLAEPPPSTMRDGMPWGGRAGHSFAASGLPPSVARKDSGRIF from the exons ATGGAGAAGCCCTCGAGGGAGGGGGCCTCCCCGgggccgtcgtgggcgccgaGCGAGTCCACGGCTTTCCGGGTGTATGCTGCGGCGGTGggggagcgggcggaggcgtcATCGTCCGCTCCGGGGATTGGTGTTTCCGCCCGCTCAAGCAACCTCCGCGCCGTCAGGAAGAGGCCG TTTGTTGCAAGATTAACCACAGACATCGtccaaacttttgaaaaatgCAATCCTGAGTTTAAGTACTCAGAGTCACTAAACCCCAAGCGCTTTCTCACCAATCCTGCAGTTCCCATTCACAATGATGGTCTTGACAATGCAAATTCCGATCTCATCTTGTATGTCAACCTGGAACTGATTAATAGAAAGTCAAACCGGAG GTATGTTGTCCAAGAAATGCTTGGACAAGGTACCTTTGGACAGGTTGCGAAATGCTGGGATACAGAAACCAGCAGTTATGTTGCAGTGAAGGTTATAAAGAACCAGCCTGCCTTTTACCAACAGGCTATAATGGAGGTCTCTCTATTGAGCCTG TTAAACGAGAAATTTGATCCTGATGATCAACACCACATTGTCCGAATGCTGGATTTTTTCCTGTACCAAAATCATTTGTGTATAGCTTTTGAAATGCTTGGTCACAACCT GTATGAGCTATTGAAAAGGAATAGCTTAAGAGGATTGCAAATGAAATACGTCCGGACTTTCTCAAGACAG ATATTGGATGCATTGATTGTCATGAAAGATGCTGGCATTATTCATTGTGATCTAAAACCAGAAAACATCCTTATAGCTCCAAC TGTAAAAACAGCAGCTGGAGTGAAAGTAATTGATTTTGGATCAGCGTGTATGGAGGGTAAAACCATTTATTCATATATTCAG aGCCGTTATTACAGGTCTCCGGAAGTACTTCTTGGTTATCC ATATACTACTGCCATTGATATGTGGTCATTCGGCTGCATCGTAGCTGAGCTGTTTATAGGGTTGCCTTTATTTCCTGGAGCATCAGAATATGATGTCCTTTGCCGTATGATTGAGATTCTTGG TGGGCAACCACCAGATGATCTGCTACGGGAGGCTAAAAATACTGGGCGATTTTTTAAGCATGTTGGAAGTATCTATCCTGGTAGTGAGGCACGAAATGGCACTGGCAGTGCATACAGAATTTTAAGTGAAGACGAGATCGAAGCC AGGGAGTCCATGAGGCCAAAGGTAGGGAGATGGTATTTCCCTCGTGGAAGGCTTGACAGACTCATATTTACATACCCTTGGAAGAATTTGAGTGAGGAAAACTTGCCAG AGACAGAAAAGGCTGACTGCTTGGCATTGGTTGATTTCTTGAGAGGACTTGTTGAGTTTGATCCGAACAAGCGGTGGTCACCGCTGCag GCCTCATATCATCCATTCATCACTGGTGAAGCCTTCACTGGTCCTTATGAGCCTGTCCAGGAGACCCCACGGATT CCTGTAGGTCGTGCTGCAGTGGTTGACCACAATCCAGGAGGAGGTCACTTGCTAGGTGCCGGTCTTTCTCCTCAG GTTGGAAGCATTAACAGATGCCTACGATTTAATAATGCTTTGCAACCAAAGATGCCCTTTTCGTATGGAAGCAGCTGTGGCAGTTATGGTAGCCATGGTAGCTTTAATGATAATGCTGGTCTTGCAAGCAGCTATGGTAGCTATGATTTTAACAGTGTCAACATATATAATTCACCAATGGATCCTTCTGGGTTTAATTTACGTTCACAAGCTGGAGGGTCATTTCTAGGATCTAGTCCGGATATTCGACGAAGACCTCATCTCTCACATGGTGGCATTCGGTTAAGTCCTGGGGGTCCGGGACCTATGTCCCTTGGGGCCAGTCCATCGCAATTTACACCACCAAATTCCCAGATGCAAATCCCAGGTGCTAACGGAAAGTATGGTGCCTCTCCTTCAAGAGGTGCCCATGGCTCCTCGTTGGGAAAGGCTGCTGCTGTAGGCCAGTACAATAGGAGGAGGAATCAAGGTTATCCACCTATGCCAATGCCACCACATGAACACACATCTCAATCGATCCAGGGACACCAAGGTGATGGTGTTAGTGCTGCTCGCTTTGATGCATATGGTCAAGGAAATTCTGGCTACCTACACAACGCACTCCCTAATTCTGGCCCTCATAGCTGGAGACCTCAAAGAAGTGTTGGCAGTGGTTTACCCTCGGACCCTTCTTCTAGTCATGGTTCTTTTCCACCCACCAATTACAATGGCTTTCCTCCTTTGCACTCCTCAGATGTGTCAGCAGATACATTGCCCTCCACCTCAACAATACTAGATCCAGCCGATTGGGATCCGAACTATAG TGATGAGTCACTTCTGCAAGAGGATCGTTCATTGTCAGTTGAGTTAAGTGGTCTGCACCTGAGAGATGCAAGTGGTCAAACAAACAGATCTAGCAGATTGGCACCTATTCCAAGTTCAAACCCTTCAGCACTGAATCAAAG AAGTGGACACCTGTTTCATGCATCATCTCTCGGAGAGAGGGCACGTCCTCCAGGTCATGTCACCTTGGATGGTTACAACCATGCAAATTATTCTCAGCAGAGTTTGCCAAGCTTTCGTGGACAGCCATTTCAGCAGTACAACAATATGACTTCCAGTTACATCCGTCCGATGAGGACTCACCACAATGGTCGGCCTGTCTGGACTAATTATAACCTGGCAGAACCTCCACCCAGCACTATGCGTGATGGAATGCCCTGGG GAGGAAGAGCTGGTCACTCGTTTGCAGCAAGTGGACTGCCACCTTCCGTTGCAAGAAAGGATTCTGGGAGGATCTTTTAG
- the LOC101781390 gene encoding rop guanine nucleotide exchange factor 14 — translation MRMKTLACCRRRPQDFSIDMDQEPDRVMTYNGLETCIINSSAYDDDSGISATTGGDGCVTTDSLDDEVSSCSSKDASGSSFSSHCLSKQEEHLFDELGTPVAVHLLPFKGKKPITYTLSASDIENMKEKFAKLLLGDDTSGGARGVCTALALSNGIINLSATVFGELWKLEPLCEEKKIRWKKEMDWLLSPTTYMVELVPTKQSGADGCTFEIMTPKARSDVHVNLPALQKLDAMLIEVMDSMIDTEFWYEESGSRADGRGKLTGPRKSKKWWLPSPRVPEQGLSQFQRKRLVFQAKLVHQILKAAKSINEQVLFHMPIPAAVMDALPKSGRASLGEDLYQAITTEYIPIEEIFVSLSLKTEHSVLETINRLEGAVFAWNQRILEEKSKKSPARHSWNFIKDSSSELDKMSVCIERVDTLVQLLKSRFPNLPPTFIDVLKVQYNVDVGHAIVEAYSRALVGVAFSILSRVAEILLEDDLIKKPNTPMATLKFDLSSDVYLAGITETPPGHIRRSLMDQISMVDGRFDAVAKKKGVKQLRW, via the exons ATGAGGATGAAGACGCTGGcgtgctgccggcggcggccgcaggaCTTCAGCATCGACATGGACCAGGAGCCCGACA GGGTGATGACATATAATGGCCTCGAGACCTGCATTATCAATAGTTCCGCCTATGACGATGATAGTGGCATTAGTGCAACAACAGGTGGAGATGGCTGTGTTACCACTGATTCCCTTGATGATGAAGTCTCAAGTTGCTCTAGTAAAGATGCCTCTggttcttccttctcttcccaCTGCCTTAGCAAGCAGGAGGAGCATTTATTTGATGAGTTGGGTACACCCGTTGCAGTTCATCTACTTCCTTtcaaagggaagaagccaaTCACATATACCTTGAGTGCTTCAGATATTGAAAACATGAAGGAAAAATTTGCAAAGCTATTGCTCGGTGATGATACTTCAGGAGGAGCTAGGGGCGTTTGCACCGCTCTGGCCTTGTCCAATGGCATAATCAATCTCTCGG CAACTGTTTTTGGGGAACTTTGGAAGCTGGAACCATTGTGTGAAGAGAAAAAAATCAGGTGGAAAAAAGAAATGGACTGGTTGCTGTCTCCTACAACTTATATGGTGGAGCTGGTTCCGACGAAGCAAAGTGGGGCTGATGGATGCACATTTGAG ATTATGACTCCAAAGGCCCGTTCAGATGTTCATGTGAACCTTCCTGCTCTTCAGAAGCTTGATGCGATGCTCATT GAAGTGATGGACTCAATGATAGATACAGAGTTCTGGTATGAGGAGAGCGGTAGCAGAGCTGATGGGCGGGGGAAACTTACTGGTCCAAGGAAGAGTAAAAAGTGGTGGCTCCCATCTCCTCGTGTCCCTGAGCAAGGGCTATCTCAATTTCAGCGAAAAAGGCTTGTTTTTCAGGCTAAGCTTGTTCATCAGATCCTCAAAGCTGCAAAATCCATCAATGAACAAGTCCTATTCCATATGCCTATTCCTGCAGCTGTTATGGATGCCCTCCCAAAG TCTGGGAGAGCTAGCTTGGGCGAAGATTTGTATCAAGCTATAACCACGGAGTATATTCCTATAGAGGAAATCTTTGTTTCTCTCAGTTTGAAAACTGAGCATAGTGTGCTCGAGACTATAAACCGGTTGGAGGGTGCAGTGTTTGCTTGGAACCAAAGGATTTTAGAGGAAAAGAGCAAGAAATCCCCAGCACGGCATTCCTGGAACTTCATAAAGGATAGTTCGTCAGAACTTGACAAGATGTCGGTGTGCATCGAAAGGGTCGACACTCTTGTGCAGCTCCTGAAATCCAGATTCCCCAACCTGCCTCCAACCTTTATAGATGTTCTAAAGGTCCAGTACAACGTG GACGTGGGGCACGCCATCGTAGAGGCCTACTCTAGGGCTCTTGTTGGGGTAGCATTCAGCATACTGTCCCGGGTGGCGGAGATACTGCTGGAGGACGACCTGATCAAGAAGCCCAACACCCCCATGGCGACGCTCAAGTTCGACCTCTCCTCCGACGTGTACCTTGCGGGCATCACGGAGACGCCGCCGGGCCACATCCGGCGGTCCCTCATGGACCAGATCAGCATGGTCGACGGGCGCTTCGACGCCGTcgccaagaagaaaggggtGAAGCAGCTGAGGTGGTGA
- the LOC101779245 gene encoding 3-dehydrosphinganine reductase TSC10A, translated as MAAALLLLLLTPAGLLAALAFLARPRAARVPLKGRHVFITGGSSGIGLAMATAAAREGARVSILARNLARLEEARAAIQRDSGRGDVGVHAADVRDAAAVERALREAGPVDVLVCNHGVFVPQELERQDMEEIKWMVDINLMGTFHLIKAALPAMKARTRETRLPGSIAIMSSQAGQVGIYGYTAYSASKFALRGLGEALQHEVITDNIHVSLIFPPDTETPGLEEEHKRRPELTNIIAGSSGGMKANDVAKKALDGIKSAKFIVPCNFEGAMLAVATAGLSPQSSPVMAFLEVIGAGLMRFAALCFQWNWFSTIEGYYAKNKKRE; from the exons ATGGCagcggcgctcctcctcctgctgctcacgcccgccggcctcctcgccgccctcgccTTCCTGGCGCGCCCCCGCGCGGCGCGCGTCCCTCTCAAGGGCCGCCACGTCTTCATCACGGGCGGGTCCAGCGGCATCGGGctcgccatggccaccgccgcggcgcgggagggCGCGCGGGTCTCCATCCTGGCCCGCAACCTCGCCCGCCTCGAGGAGGCGCGCGCCGCCATCCAGCGCGACTCCGGTCGCGGCGACGTCGGCGTCCACGCCGCCGACGTGCGGGACGCGGCCGCCGTGGAGCGCGCGCTCCGGGAGGCCGGGCCCGTCGACGTGCTGGTCTGCAACCACGGCGTGTTCGTGCCGCAGGAGCTCGAGAGGCAGGACATGGAGGAGATCAAGTGGATGGTGGACATCAACCTCATGGGCACCTTCCACCTCATCAAGGCCGCGCTCCCCGCCATGAAGGCGCGCACCCGCGAGACGCGCCTCCCTGGGTCAATCGCGATCATGTCCTCGCAGGCTGGCCAG GTTGGTATCTATGGGTACACTGCGTATTCAGCGAGCAAATTTGCACTTCGTGGATTGGGAGAGGCGCTGCAGCATGAAGTCATCACCGACAACATTCATGTCTCGTTGATTTTCCCTCCTGACACTGAGACTCCGGGTTTGGAAGAGG AGCATAAGAGGAGGCCAGAATTGACGAACATCATAGCGGGTTCATCTGGTGGAATGAAGGCCAATGATGTTGCGAAGAAGGCTCTGGATGGCATCAAATCTGCGAAGTTTATTGTCCCCTGCAACTTTGAGGGTGCAATGTTGGCCGTAGCAACTGCTGGTTTATCCCCGCAGAGTTCACCGGTAATGGCATTCCTAGAGGTGATTGGTGCTGGACTCATGCGGTTTGCAGCGCTTTGTTTCCAGTGGAATTGGTTCTCTACGATAGAGGGCTACTATGCCAAGAACAAGAAGCGCGAGTAA
- the LOC101776671 gene encoding trihelix transcription factor GT-3b, whose protein sequence is MSSRHTWADAARGANMQSQAPGSEPGRAPARRKQKRPAGDDDERRMMQAPTAALRGLLRGFLEQQLRLDLQRHEMMERQARERLFFEEQWRRSMQRMERERLMLEQAWMEREEQRRAREEARAERRDAILTSLLTRLLHGDL, encoded by the coding sequence ATGTCCTCGCGCCACACCTGGGCTGACGCCGCGCGGGGAGCAAACATGCAGAGCCAGGCCCCCGGGTCCGAACCGGGCCGAGCTCCGGCCAGGAGGAAGCAGAAACGaccggccggcgacgacgacgagcggaGGATGATGCAGGCGCCGACGGCTGCCCTCCGTGGCCTGCTGCGGGGCTTCTTGGAGCAGCAGCTCCGCCTGGACTTGCAGCGCCACGAGATGATGGAGAGGCAGGCGCGGGAGCGGCTCTTCTTCGAGGAGCAGTGGCGGCGGTCGATGCAGCGGATGGAGCGGGAGCGGCTGATGCTGGAGCAGGCGTGGATGGAGCGCGAGGAGCAGAGGAGGGCGAGGGAGGAGGCCAGGGCCGAGAGGAGGGACGCGATCCTCACGAGCTTGCTCACCAGGCTCCTACATGGAGACCTGTAG
- the LOC101780322 gene encoding pectin acetylesterase 8: MANGRSLYYVWWCCALASALSALVKVDALLVDITYVESAVAKGAVCLDGSAPAYHLARGSGSGVNSWLVHFEGGGWCSNVTTCLQRKRTRLGSSKEMATQIAFSGILSDTPDYNPDFYNWNKVKVRYCDGSSFTGDVEEVDPTTKLHYRGARIWQAVMEDLLAKGMDKAENALISGCSAGGLTSILHCDRFHDLLPLGARVKCLSDAGFFINEKDVAGVGYIAAFFNDVVTTHGSAKNLPSSCTSILPPGVCFFPSNEVKQIQTPLFILNAAYDYWQVRNILVPGVADRRGTWHSCKHDIDQCSAAQLRVLQGFRDDFLKAVAEQGNSTSRGLFINSCFVHCQSEIQELWFSSDSPMLGNTTIAAAVGDWFFDRSPFQKIDCPYPCDSTCHNRIHDDPSHA, encoded by the exons ATGGCCAACGGGAGGAGCCTCTACTACGTCTGGTGGTGCTGCGCGCTGGCCAGCGCGCTGAGCGCGCTCGTCAAGGTGGACGCCTTGCTCGTGGACATCACCTATGTGGAGAGCGCCGTGGCCAAAGGAGCAG TGTGTCTGGATGGAAGCGCGCCGGCGTATCACCTCGCCCGCGGTTCCGGCTCCGGCGTGAACAGCTGGCTGGTTCATTTTGAG GGGGGAGGATGGTGCAGCAACGTCACGACCTGCCTGCAGCGGAAGCGCACACGGCTGGGGTCGTCCAAGGAGATGGCGACGCAGATTGCCTTCTCTGGAATCCTGAGCGACACCCCGGATTACAACCCAG ACTTTTACAATTGGAACAAGGTCAAGGTTCGGTACTGTGATGGCTCATCTTTCACCGGTGATGTCGAAGAAGTGGATCCT ACAACAAAGCTACACTACAGAGGTGCAAGGATATGGCAAGCTGTCATGGAGGACCTGCTTGCCAAAGGGATGGACAAAGCTGAAAAC GCTCTAATTTCAGGCTGTTCTGCTGGTGGTTTAACCTCCATACTACACTGCGACAGATTTCATGACCTCCTACCTCTGGGTGCCAGAGTTAAATGCCTTTCTGATGCTGGTTTCTTCATCAATGA GAAAGATGTTGCTGGAGTGGGGTACATTGCTGCCTTTTTCAACGATGTGGTTACAACACAT GGGTCAGCAAAGAATTTACCATCTTCATGCACTTCGATCTTACCCCCAGGAGTG TGCTTTTTTCCCTCGAACGAGGTGAAACAGATACAGACACCTCTATTCATCCTCAATGCAGCGTATGATTATTGGCAG GTAAGGAACATTCTGGTGCCAGGGGTTGCTGATCGTCGTGGTACATGGCATAGCTGTAAGCATGACATAGACCAGTGTTCTGCAGCACAGCTTCGGGTACTGCAGG GATTCAGGGATGATTTTCTGAAGGCGGTGGCCGAACAAGGGAACTCCACCTCCAGAGGGTTGTTCATAAACTCATGCTTCGTGCACTGCCAGTCCGAGATCCAGGAGCTGTGGTTCTCATCTGACTCCCCAATGCTTGGAAACACT ACAATAGCAGCCGCTGTTGGCGACTGGTTCTTCGACCGCAGCCCGTTCCAGAAGATCGACTGCCCTTACCCCTGTGACTCGACCTGCCACAACCGGATCCACGATGACCCATCGCATGCATAG